In one window of Paraflavitalea soli DNA:
- a CDS encoding RNA polymerase sigma-70 factor, giving the protein MEHHQDHEFAYREPLLQKVALGDQLAFRELYHIFHKRLHYFAFALVKTKEAAEEIVEDVFIRLWNQRATITEINNLKIYLYTATKNTALNYLSRKARESIIEPFDNIDIALQETGVSPEQIMITAEIYQKIRQAVDALPPRCKMIFKLIREDGLRYKEVSEILNISINTIDAQMAIAIQRITEAVRKDFEKFPRSKSSTTKKG; this is encoded by the coding sequence ATGGAGCATCATCAGGATCATGAATTTGCGTATAGAGAGCCATTGCTGCAAAAGGTAGCATTGGGTGACCAGCTTGCGTTCCGTGAGCTGTACCATATATTTCATAAACGGCTACATTACTTCGCTTTTGCGCTGGTGAAGACGAAAGAAGCTGCTGAAGAGATCGTAGAAGATGTTTTTATCCGGCTTTGGAACCAGCGGGCAACGATTACTGAGATCAACAACCTGAAGATCTACCTCTACACGGCCACCAAGAATACAGCGTTAAATTATCTATCGCGGAAAGCAAGGGAAAGCATCATTGAACCCTTTGACAATATTGATATTGCGCTGCAGGAAACGGGGGTTTCGCCAGAGCAGATCATGATCACGGCCGAGATCTACCAAAAGATACGGCAAGCGGTGGATGCGCTCCCTCCGCGCTGTAAAATGATCTTTAAGCTGATCCGCGAAGATGGCCTCCGCTACAAGGAGGTATCTGAAATCCTGAATATTTCGATCAATACGATTGATGCTCAAATGGCTATCGCCATTCAACGGATCACGGAAGCGGTCCGGAAAGACTTTGAGAAGTTTCCCCGCAGTAAATCTTCTACTACTAAAAAAGGGTAA
- a CDS encoding DUF3185 family protein, translating into MRILGILLIVGGILLGYFGYQKYDDNKANIKIGDLELSAKDKGNTTTGYVMMGAGVVALIVGAVMLSRKSNA; encoded by the coding sequence ATGCGCATCCTTGGCATTCTTCTAATCGTAGGCGGCATTTTGCTGGGCTACTTTGGCTACCAGAAATATGATGACAATAAAGCCAATATTAAGATCGGTGACCTGGAACTCAGTGCCAAAGACAAAGGCAATACCACTACAGGCTATGTCATGATGGGCGCCGGTGTGGTGGCCTTGATTGTGGGCGCCGTGATGCTTTCCCGAAAGAGCAATGCGTAA
- the paaA gene encoding 1,2-phenylacetyl-CoA epoxidase subunit PaaA, whose amino-acid sequence MEHLNIVTMSVQELEKIFQDKVDQEIKIEPKDWMPDAYRKTLVRQISQHAHSEIVGMLPEGNWISRAPSLKRKAILLAKVQDEAGHGLYLYSAVETLGTTRNQTIEDLHSGKAKYSSIFNYPTLTWADIGAIGWLVDGAAILNQVMLCRASYGPYARAMVRICKEESFHQRQGFEILLVLSKGTPEQQAMCQDAINRWWWPSLMMFGPKDSESTHSDQSMTWKIKRKSNDELRQQFVDMIVEQAKILNVTLPDPALQWNAERGHYDFGEIDWVEFWNVVKGNGPCNKQRLEARRKAWDEGAWVRDAAAAHAEKRKARQEVKAA is encoded by the coding sequence TTGGAACACTTAAACATTGTCACCATGTCTGTGCAGGAACTGGAAAAAATATTTCAGGATAAAGTCGACCAGGAAATCAAGATAGAACCTAAGGACTGGATGCCCGACGCCTACCGTAAAACATTGGTGCGGCAGATCAGTCAACATGCTCACAGCGAGATCGTGGGTATGTTGCCCGAGGGTAATTGGATATCCCGGGCGCCCAGCCTCAAACGCAAAGCTATCCTGCTGGCCAAAGTGCAGGATGAAGCTGGTCATGGTTTATATCTTTATTCCGCTGTAGAGACATTGGGCACTACCCGCAACCAGACCATTGAAGACCTGCACAGCGGTAAGGCCAAATACTCTTCCATCTTTAATTATCCCACCCTTACCTGGGCCGATATTGGCGCCATTGGATGGCTGGTAGATGGGGCGGCTATTCTCAACCAGGTGATGCTTTGTCGTGCTTCCTATGGCCCATATGCCCGGGCGATGGTACGCATATGCAAGGAAGAAAGCTTTCACCAGCGGCAGGGATTTGAAATATTACTCGTGCTCTCCAAAGGCACACCCGAACAACAGGCCATGTGCCAGGATGCCATCAACCGTTGGTGGTGGCCTTCCCTCATGATGTTTGGTCCTAAAGACAGTGAATCGACCCACTCCGACCAAAGCATGACCTGGAAAATAAAACGCAAGAGCAACGATGAATTGCGGCAGCAGTTTGTAGATATGATTGTGGAGCAGGCTAAAATATTGAATGTTACCCTGCCCGATCCTGCCCTGCAATGGAATGCCGAAAGAGGCCATTATGATTTTGGCGAGATCGACTGGGTAGAATTTTGGAATGTAGTGAAAGGCAATGGCCCCTGCAACAAGCAAAGGCTGGAAGCCCGCCGCAAAGCCTGGGACGAAGGCGCCTGGGTACGCGATGCCGCCGCTGCCCATGCAGAAAAACGAAAGGCAAGACAGGAAGTGAAGGCAGCTTGA
- a CDS encoding TonB-dependent receptor, whose product MKITLFLIVLSVCHVHANVYGQGSITLNLQQTSIDKVLNKIEKAGGFRFLYNYDLKALKTKVNVDVRNSSIRETLDKILSNTDLTYKLLDNNLVAIISQTKEKQEIRITGKVTGPNNDPLFGVSVQVKGTTTGTSTNNAGEFSITAAENATLKFSYIGYSDKEVAVNGQNVVNVELTPSEVPLDQVVVVGYGSQRKKDITGAVSVVKATDFDSRPIVSAAAGLQGQAAGVNVFASSGKPGWGLTVSVRGNTSLTAKNDPLYVVDGVIVNSIDFINPQDIESFSVLKDASSAAIYGASGANGVVLITTKKGTSGKAKITLNAYTGFSKFAKKIDVLNSDQYLTLVKSMGYTDPNNNNTDWQDVAFGTGKEQNIQVAVSGGNAGNRYYISGGYQKQQGVVAPADYDRYSVRANLENKVKDWLNVTTNLTYLRSEFVDITDNAGGARGGTILSTLSSPPTLGIYKPDGTYTSNVNQGSWENPIAMAFGADQKSIDNRVLGNIMADFRIIPGLNFRSNFGIESQSSRWDKFQDPYMTDYGRSVKGVGYSTSTQRFVWLFENTLNYTKNYGDHTLTALVGHTMQESDYKFSSAEGRDFPNASVRTLNAAKIRISLPTTMAQWSKRSYLARLNYSYKDKYLLTTNLRYDGSSRFPKDERWGLFPSVAVAWRISSEDFMASNNLFSDLKLRVGWGKTGNDAIGDYDYYGLFSPDGAGGFTFNNLPKDELTWEKTTQTNVGIDASFLNNRLNVTIDAYIKKTDDLLVAVQPPPSSGFGSQTYNVGAIENKGIEFAVNAVAINSKSLRWNINGNISFNRNKVTSLGAFTTSIPYGAVYERGNAIRAEAGKPLGSFYGYVSEGVDPANGMMKYADLDKSGGLSDGDRTYIGYAQPDFIYGLTNTLSYKAFELNVFFQGIQGNDIFNASRIETEGMYDSKNQSTKVLRRWTAAGQNTDIPRATGGSAGAPAGYSNDYNTFVSSRFIEDGSYLRLKAVTLSYKFGNNLLEKVGISRMNFYVTAQNLFTITNYSGFDPEVSQNSPNGPGMGIDYGTYPQSRSFIFGVRADF is encoded by the coding sequence ATGAAGATTACACTCTTCCTCATTGTACTAAGTGTTTGCCATGTACATGCCAATGTGTATGGGCAGGGAAGCATTACACTGAATCTGCAACAGACTTCCATCGACAAGGTTCTCAACAAGATTGAAAAAGCAGGCGGATTCCGGTTCCTCTACAATTATGACCTGAAAGCGCTGAAGACAAAGGTGAATGTGGATGTCAGGAACTCCAGCATCCGGGAAACGCTGGATAAGATACTTTCGAATACAGATCTTACTTACAAGCTGCTGGACAATAACCTGGTAGCCATTATTTCACAAACGAAGGAGAAACAGGAGATCCGTATTACGGGCAAAGTAACAGGCCCTAACAATGATCCGCTTTTTGGTGTATCGGTACAGGTAAAAGGCACCACTACTGGTACTTCCACCAATAACGCCGGTGAATTCAGTATCACAGCGGCCGAAAACGCTACGCTGAAATTCTCCTACATCGGCTATTCAGATAAAGAAGTGGCGGTGAACGGCCAGAATGTAGTGAATGTAGAACTTACCCCTTCCGAAGTACCGCTGGACCAGGTAGTGGTGGTAGGATATGGCAGCCAGCGCAAAAAAGATATTACAGGCGCTGTATCGGTAGTCAAAGCTACTGACTTCGACAGCAGGCCGATCGTAAGTGCTGCTGCCGGATTGCAAGGTCAAGCTGCGGGTGTGAATGTATTTGCCTCCTCGGGCAAACCGGGCTGGGGTCTCACGGTCAGTGTACGCGGCAATACTTCGCTCACGGCTAAGAATGATCCCTTATATGTAGTAGATGGTGTGATCGTTAACAGCATCGACTTCATTAATCCCCAGGATATTGAAAGTTTCTCTGTACTGAAAGATGCGTCTTCTGCCGCCATCTATGGCGCCAGCGGCGCCAACGGTGTAGTACTGATCACCACCAAGAAAGGTACCTCCGGCAAAGCCAAAATAACACTGAACGCGTATACGGGCTTTTCCAAATTCGCCAAGAAGATCGATGTGTTGAACAGTGATCAATACCTCACACTGGTAAAATCAATGGGCTATACTGATCCCAATAACAACAATACGGATTGGCAGGATGTAGCCTTCGGTACGGGTAAAGAACAAAATATACAAGTGGCTGTATCCGGTGGCAATGCCGGTAACCGCTATTATATTTCCGGCGGCTATCAAAAACAACAAGGTGTGGTAGCGCCCGCAGATTACGATCGTTACTCTGTACGCGCCAACCTGGAGAATAAAGTGAAGGATTGGCTGAATGTAACCACCAACCTTACTTATTTAAGGTCTGAGTTTGTAGACATTACGGACAATGCCGGTGGTGCGCGGGGTGGTACTATCCTCTCTACGCTCAGCTCGCCTCCTACTCTCGGCATTTATAAACCTGATGGCACGTATACCTCCAATGTAAACCAGGGCAGCTGGGAAAACCCCATCGCTATGGCATTTGGTGCCGACCAGAAAAGTATCGACAACCGTGTACTGGGCAATATCATGGCCGATTTCAGGATCATACCGGGGCTGAACTTCCGTTCCAACTTTGGTATCGAATCACAAAGTAGCCGCTGGGATAAGTTCCAGGACCCTTATATGACAGACTATGGAAGGTCGGTAAAGGGTGTGGGTTATTCTACCTCTACGCAACGTTTTGTATGGCTGTTTGAAAACACGCTGAACTATACCAAGAATTATGGTGATCATACGCTCACTGCTTTGGTGGGTCATACGATGCAGGAGAGTGATTATAAATTCAGTTCTGCAGAGGGCCGTGATTTCCCCAATGCTTCTGTACGCACGCTCAATGCAGCCAAGATAAGGATCAGTTTGCCCACCACGATGGCACAATGGAGCAAGCGCTCTTACCTGGCCAGGCTCAATTATTCTTATAAGGACAAATACCTGCTGACTACCAACCTGCGCTACGATGGCTCCTCACGTTTTCCTAAAGACGAACGCTGGGGCTTATTCCCATCTGTGGCGGTGGCCTGGCGTATCAGCAGTGAAGACTTTATGGCCAGCAACAACCTTTTCTCGGACCTGAAACTGCGTGTGGGCTGGGGTAAGACTGGTAATGATGCGATTGGTGATTATGACTACTATGGTCTTTTCTCTCCTGATGGTGCTGGCGGATTTACCTTCAACAACCTGCCCAAGGATGAGCTTACCTGGGAGAAGACCACGCAAACAAACGTGGGTATCGATGCGAGCTTTTTGAACAACCGCCTGAATGTAACGATCGACGCCTATATCAAAAAGACGGATGACCTGCTGGTGGCTGTACAGCCTCCTCCTTCTTCCGGCTTTGGCAGTCAGACCTACAATGTAGGTGCTATTGAAAACAAAGGGATTGAATTTGCCGTGAATGCCGTTGCCATCAACAGCAAAAGCCTCCGGTGGAATATCAACGGTAATATCTCTTTCAACCGCAATAAGGTCACCAGCCTGGGCGCCTTTACCACCAGCATTCCTTATGGTGCGGTATATGAACGGGGCAATGCGATCCGTGCAGAAGCAGGCAAACCATTGGGCTCCTTTTATGGATATGTATCAGAAGGGGTAGACCCGGCCAATGGTATGATGAAATATGCGGACCTGGATAAGAGCGGCGGACTTTCTGATGGCGACCGTACCTATATTGGCTATGCACAACCTGATTTCATTTACGGCCTTACGAATACGCTGAGCTATAAGGCTTTTGAACTGAATGTATTCTTCCAGGGTATCCAGGGCAATGATATCTTCAATGCCTCCCGCATTGAAACAGAAGGGATGTATGATTCCAAGAATCAAAGCACCAAGGTATTGAGGCGCTGGACAGCAGCCGGACAAAACACGGATATCCCCCGGGCTACAGGTGGATCAGCCGGCGCTCCTGCAGGCTATTCCAATGACTATAACACCTTCGTATCCTCCCGATTTATAGAAGATGGTTCGTACCTGCGTTTGAAAGCAGTAACACTGAGCTATAAGTTTGGCAACAACCTGTTGGAAAAAGTAGGTATCAGCCGCATGAACTTTTATGTGACTGCACAGAACCTGTTTACGATCACCAATTATTCGGGCTTTGATCCGGAAGTGAGCCAGAACAGTCCAAACGGTCCAGGCATGGGTATCGACTATGGTACTTATCCGCAATCACGGTCTTTTATTTTTGGTGTAAGAGCTGATTTTTAA
- the paaB gene encoding 1,2-phenylacetyl-CoA epoxidase subunit PaaB, with the protein MNLRITKYYYGDIPEENGGVSYENKSIAADWPLWEVFIRSKQGLDHKHVGSLQAADAQMAIENARDVYTRRSEGISIWVVESKFIHASNPDDAGEFYEPANDKVYRHPTFYDLPDELKHM; encoded by the coding sequence ATGAACTTAAGGATAACCAAATACTATTATGGTGATATACCCGAGGAGAATGGAGGAGTTTCCTATGAAAACAAATCCATTGCCGCCGACTGGCCCTTATGGGAAGTATTCATCCGCAGCAAGCAGGGCCTGGATCACAAACACGTAGGCAGTTTACAGGCAGCCGATGCACAGATGGCTATTGAGAATGCCCGGGATGTATATACACGCCGGTCAGAAGGCATTAGCATTTGGGTGGTGGAAAGCAAATTCATCCATGCTTCCAATCCCGATGATGCCGGTGAGTTTTATGAACCCGCCAACGATAAAGTGTACCGTCACCCTACATTTTATGACCTGCCCGACGAATTGAAACATATGTAG
- a CDS encoding glycoside hydrolase family 30 protein, producing the protein MQSRILFFVMLTWLASCSCSGKKGDDGGGGNPPPNPPAGNPDVAAWMTTGDQTALLQKQTIVLSFGTTANAFPFIDVDSTQQYQSIDGFGYTLTGGSAYVINRMNATDKTNLLKELFGTQENAISVSYLRLSIGASDLSASVFTYDDMPAGQTDVNLDQFSLNPDKTDLIPLLKEIIAINPSIKFLGSPWTPPVWMKDNGLSVGGSLKPEYYSVYAKYLVKYIQQMKAEGITIDAITPQNEPLHAGNNPSLYMTAAQQADFIKNHLGPAFQTASLTTKIIVYDHNCDRPDYPLAILNDAAAKPFVYGSAFHLYAGDINALTQVHNAHPDKHVYFTEQYTASTGGFDGDLKWHLKNVVIGATRNWSKTALEWNLANDPSFGPHTPGGCTTCKGALTIGGAATRNVAYYIIGHASKFVPSGSVRIASNITGSLQNVAFLTPGGKKVLIISNDGNSPETFNIRFKGKWVTHSLNAGAVATYVW; encoded by the coding sequence ATGCAATCGCGCATCCTTTTTTTTGTAATGCTCACCTGGCTGGCCAGCTGCAGCTGCTCGGGTAAGAAAGGAGATGATGGTGGCGGTGGCAATCCTCCGCCCAATCCTCCCGCTGGCAATCCTGATGTGGCAGCCTGGATGACGACAGGTGATCAAACAGCCTTGTTACAAAAACAAACGATAGTACTGTCGTTTGGCACTACGGCCAATGCTTTCCCTTTTATTGATGTAGACAGCACACAGCAGTATCAAAGCATTGATGGCTTTGGCTATACGCTCACAGGCGGCAGCGCTTATGTGATCAACCGCATGAACGCAACGGATAAAACCAACCTGCTGAAAGAGCTCTTCGGTACGCAGGAAAACGCGATCAGCGTGAGCTACCTGCGCCTGAGCATTGGCGCCTCGGACCTGAGTGCTTCTGTATTTACGTATGATGATATGCCGGCAGGGCAAACGGATGTGAACCTCGATCAGTTTAGTCTTAACCCCGATAAGACGGACCTGATCCCCCTGCTGAAAGAGATCATTGCTATTAATCCTTCCATCAAATTCCTGGGCAGCCCCTGGACACCGCCGGTGTGGATGAAGGACAATGGTCTTTCTGTTGGCGGAAGCCTAAAGCCGGAATATTATAGTGTGTACGCCAAATACCTGGTGAAGTATATCCAGCAAATGAAAGCGGAAGGTATTACGATTGATGCCATCACGCCGCAAAATGAGCCGCTGCATGCGGGCAATAACCCGAGCCTGTACATGACTGCCGCTCAGCAAGCTGATTTCATCAAGAACCACCTGGGGCCAGCTTTCCAGACGGCCAGCCTGACAACGAAGATCATTGTCTATGATCACAATTGTGACCGGCCCGATTACCCGCTGGCCATCCTGAATGATGCAGCTGCCAAACCATTTGTATATGGCAGCGCCTTTCACCTGTATGCAGGAGATATCAATGCTTTAACGCAGGTGCACAATGCACATCCGGACAAACACGTGTACTTCACAGAGCAATACACGGCTTCGACGGGCGGCTTCGACGGGGACCTGAAGTGGCACCTCAAAAATGTAGTGATCGGCGCTACGCGCAACTGGAGCAAGACGGCGCTGGAATGGAACCTGGCCAACGATCCCAGTTTTGGGCCTCATACGCCCGGTGGTTGTACCACCTGTAAAGGAGCGCTCACGATTGGCGGAGCAGCTACGCGTAATGTAGCTTACTATATCATTGGTCATGCATCTAAATTTGTGCCTTCGGGCTCAGTACGCATTGCCAGCAATATTACCGGCAGTCTGCAGAATGTAGCCTTCCTCACGCCTGGCGGGAAAAAAGTATTGATCATCTCCAATGATGGCAATAGCCCGGAGACCTTCAATATCCGGTTCAAAGGGAAATGGGTGACGCATTCGCTGAATGCGGGTGCTGTAGCGACCTATGTATGGTAA
- a CDS encoding sulfatase family protein codes for MKNRHCLFFSIGFLLCLTAGQAQSTARTRPINIIFILADDHRYDAMGFMNKIKGLQTPGMDRMAREGAHLANAFVSTALCSPSRASILTGQYAHTHTVVDNEAALPANLTFFPQYLQKSGYQTAFLGKWHMGNTDDKPQPGFDHWVSFQGQGVYYNPTFNINGQRVKQPEDSYTTDLLTDNAINWLNQRNKQKPFFVYLSHKGVHAEFKPARRHAGRYANLPIVCPPSMYLTATDSSKVYGEVTAPATTVNYKDIPQWVRRQRYSWHGVDYMYHGDIRFNDFYRNYLETLLAVDESIQRVLDWVKEQGLEQNTMVVYMGDNGFSFGEHGLIDKRHAYEESMRVPLLCWAPGFVKAGSVVQQIIMNIDIAPTFLEMAGIAKPANMQGSSFADLLCGKQIPWRDRVFYEYYWEASFPQTPTVFAIRTNQYKYIYNHGVWDINELYDLQKDPYEMNNLIRDTSLRKTGQQLKKELFQWLETTNGLQIPLKQPPGRIDHQFRNTY; via the coding sequence ATGAAGAATCGACACTGCCTGTTCTTTAGTATAGGCTTTCTGCTTTGCCTTACCGCCGGACAGGCTCAATCGACCGCCCGCACCAGGCCTATAAACATCATTTTCATACTGGCCGATGATCACCGGTATGATGCCATGGGATTCATGAATAAGATCAAAGGACTGCAAACACCCGGCATGGACCGCATGGCCAGAGAAGGCGCCCATCTGGCCAATGCTTTTGTTTCCACAGCCCTCTGCTCTCCCAGTCGGGCTTCTATTTTAACTGGTCAATATGCGCATACACATACCGTCGTGGACAATGAAGCCGCGTTGCCGGCCAACCTTACCTTCTTTCCCCAATACCTGCAGAAGAGCGGTTACCAAACGGCTTTCCTGGGCAAATGGCATATGGGCAATACCGACGATAAACCACAGCCCGGCTTCGATCATTGGGTAAGCTTCCAGGGGCAGGGTGTTTATTACAATCCTACTTTCAATATCAATGGCCAGCGGGTAAAACAGCCGGAAGACAGTTACACCACCGACCTGCTTACCGACAACGCCATCAACTGGCTCAACCAGCGCAATAAGCAAAAACCATTCTTTGTTTACCTCTCCCACAAGGGAGTGCATGCAGAGTTCAAACCCGCCAGGCGGCATGCTGGTAGATATGCCAACCTGCCGATCGTGTGCCCGCCTTCTATGTACCTAACTGCTACCGATAGCAGCAAAGTATATGGCGAAGTAACCGCCCCGGCCACTACCGTTAACTACAAAGACATTCCCCAATGGGTGCGCCGCCAGCGGTATAGCTGGCATGGGGTTGATTATATGTACCATGGCGATATCAGGTTCAACGACTTTTACCGCAATTACCTGGAAACACTGCTGGCCGTAGATGAAAGCATTCAGCGCGTATTGGATTGGGTGAAAGAACAAGGTCTGGAACAAAACACCATGGTGGTGTATATGGGTGATAATGGCTTTTCATTTGGTGAACACGGTCTGATTGACAAGCGCCATGCTTATGAAGAATCCATGCGTGTACCCCTTCTATGCTGGGCGCCAGGCTTTGTAAAAGCAGGTAGTGTGGTACAGCAGATCATTATGAATATCGACATTGCCCCTACCTTCCTGGAAATGGCGGGTATTGCCAAACCCGCCAATATGCAGGGCAGCTCTTTTGCTGATCTGCTATGCGGAAAGCAAATTCCCTGGCGTGATAGGGTCTTTTATGAATATTACTGGGAGGCCTCCTTTCCGCAAACACCCACCGTATTTGCCATCCGCACCAATCAATACAAGTATATTTATAATCATGGAGTGTGGGATATCAACGAGCTGTATGACCTGCAAAAGGACCCCTACGAAATGAATAACCTGATACGCGATACCAGCCTGCGGAAAACAGGCCAGCAGCTCAAAAAGGAATTGTTTCAGTGGCTGGAAACCACCAATGGCCTTCAGATCCCTCTCAAACAGCCACCGGGAAGAATTGATCACCAGTTCCGGAACACATACTAA
- a CDS encoding RagB/SusD family nutrient uptake outer membrane protein has translation MKRFSYYIAAGLVGIASFSSCTKDFLEKEPISDAKPDGITAEPLLEGAYGNIFDEYYTLDFLVNGDVMADNAYAGGDNAANFSIDKYTVNANNGNVKRDWSYLYTDIKNCNIVLTYVPEIKDRALTEERRQQILGEASFLRAWHYFNLIRTWKEIPIILEVPGTVSEMFPSKKGAEEVYAQIIKDLEFALPKVRQTVPNKTLIGKGAVNALLAKVYAQKPNPDWAKVVQYADAVTALGYDLLPNYADLFLTATTNSVESIWETQYDGSVRQNWLTGMNTPFMWGDWKKFNIPSHTIVKAWDAEGDAVRKNASITYVNPSWTDDYWPKPTPVIFKYRDPDAKSHTFRLRYADILLMKAEALTELNQLDNATGAQFYVNKIRKRVGLGNTPATTQAALRLAVEKERQLELAFEGQRMYDLIRTGRAVAVMNAQVDGNGTPLNYNVTADKLYFPISQDEIDRNPNINK, from the coding sequence ATGAAACGCTTTTCATATTATATAGCAGCAGGCCTGGTTGGTATTGCCAGCTTCAGTTCCTGTACAAAAGATTTCCTGGAAAAGGAACCTATTTCCGATGCCAAGCCGGATGGTATCACCGCTGAACCATTGCTGGAGGGCGCATATGGCAATATCTTTGATGAATATTATACGCTCGACTTCCTGGTGAATGGAGATGTGATGGCAGACAATGCGTATGCCGGCGGAGACAATGCGGCCAATTTCAGTATTGACAAGTATACGGTGAATGCCAATAACGGCAACGTAAAGCGCGACTGGAGCTACCTGTATACGGATATCAAGAACTGCAATATCGTATTGACCTATGTGCCTGAGATCAAGGACAGGGCATTGACAGAAGAACGCCGTCAGCAAATACTGGGGGAGGCTTCCTTCTTAAGGGCCTGGCATTATTTCAACCTGATCAGGACCTGGAAAGAGATACCGATCATCCTGGAAGTACCAGGTACTGTATCTGAAATGTTCCCTAGCAAAAAAGGAGCAGAAGAGGTGTATGCGCAGATCATTAAAGACCTGGAGTTTGCCTTGCCAAAAGTGCGGCAGACGGTGCCCAACAAAACGCTGATCGGCAAAGGAGCCGTGAACGCCCTGCTGGCAAAAGTATATGCCCAAAAACCCAACCCCGACTGGGCCAAAGTAGTGCAGTATGCCGACGCAGTGACTGCGCTTGGTTATGACCTGCTGCCCAATTATGCGGACCTGTTCCTGACAGCCACTACCAATAGTGTGGAGTCTATCTGGGAAACACAGTATGATGGCTCTGTACGTCAGAACTGGCTTACGGGTATGAATACACCGTTCATGTGGGGCGACTGGAAGAAGTTCAATATTCCTTCCCACACTATTGTGAAGGCCTGGGATGCGGAAGGTGATGCAGTGAGAAAGAATGCCAGCATTACTTATGTTAATCCTTCCTGGACAGATGACTACTGGCCCAAACCTACACCAGTGATCTTCAAATACCGTGATCCGGATGCCAAGAGTCATACCTTTCGTTTGCGGTATGCTGATATCCTGTTGATGAAAGCAGAGGCGCTGACAGAGTTGAACCAACTGGACAATGCTACGGGGGCTCAATTTTATGTAAATAAGATCAGGAAACGTGTAGGATTGGGCAACACACCTGCTACTACACAAGCAGCGCTGAGGCTGGCTGTAGAAAAAGAACGTCAACTGGAACTGGCCTTTGAAGGTCAGCGTATGTATGACCTGATCCGTACGGGCCGGGCTGTAGCAGTGATGAATGCACAGGTAGATGGCAATGGTACGCCGCTGAATTATAATGTAACAGCGGACAAATTGTATTTCCCGATATCTCAGGATGAGATCGACCGGAATCCGAATATTAACAAATAA
- a CDS encoding FecR family protein, with protein MSQRIYELVARKLSGEASAAELEELQGYLQQNGDDQYIYEILSSYWQQHPDLFQEEANDEAERFQRILDASDHPGSTPLIAIPVPPKKVIPLRRWLSYAAIIIALAGSALALYWFNKGPQKKSPDLLAANTAINEVVARPGSRSKLVLPDGTQVWLNAESRITYHNNFNTDQREVDLEGEAFFDVTHDAQRPFTVHTSGIDIKVLGTAFNVKSYASDETIETTLLRGSIEVVRKNDPAAPKVILRPHEKLVFNKEELMDKDVSTDKALSSATTPLQAGISVTMLPKNKPDSIIKETSWLYNKLNFDGDSFEELAAKMERWYDVKIVINNERLKHTRLKGSFENETVRQALEALRIITPFEYRVEGREVEVK; from the coding sequence ATGTCCCAGCGTATTTATGAACTGGTTGCCCGTAAACTGTCCGGAGAAGCCTCAGCGGCGGAACTGGAAGAGCTACAGGGCTACCTGCAGCAAAATGGCGACGACCAGTACATTTATGAAATACTGTCTTCTTACTGGCAACAACATCCCGATCTATTCCAGGAAGAAGCCAACGACGAAGCAGAAAGATTCCAGCGTATCCTGGATGCCTCTGATCACCCTGGCTCTACTCCCTTAATAGCCATTCCTGTACCCCCAAAAAAAGTGATCCCGCTGCGCAGATGGCTTTCCTATGCCGCTATTATCATCGCCCTGGCAGGCAGCGCCCTTGCTCTCTACTGGTTCAATAAAGGGCCACAAAAAAAATCACCCGATCTGCTGGCAGCCAATACGGCCATCAATGAGGTAGTAGCAAGACCAGGCAGCCGGTCAAAGCTGGTATTGCCGGATGGTACTCAGGTATGGCTGAATGCCGAAAGCCGGATCACTTACCACAACAATTTCAACACGGATCAACGGGAAGTAGACCTGGAAGGGGAAGCTTTTTTTGATGTAACGCATGATGCACAAAGACCTTTCACAGTACATACTTCGGGTATCGATATCAAGGTATTGGGCACGGCATTCAATGTAAAATCCTACGCCTCGGATGAAACGATAGAAACTACGCTGTTAAGGGGCTCCATTGAAGTAGTGCGAAAGAATGATCCGGCTGCACCTAAAGTGATCCTTCGCCCGCATGAAAAGCTGGTATTCAATAAAGAGGAATTGATGGACAAGGATGTGAGCACGGACAAGGCCCTGTCATCGGCTACCACACCGCTGCAAGCCGGTATTTCGGTGACGATGCTTCCCAAAAACAAGCCTGACAGCATCATCAAAGAGACTTCCTGGCTGTACAATAAATTGAATTTTGATGGAGACAGTTTTGAAGAGCTGGCGGCCAAAATGGAGCGCTGGTACGATGTGAAGATCGTGATCAACAATGAACGGCTAAAGCACACCCGGTTGAAAGGAAGTTTTGAGAACGAAACTGTGCGACAAGCGCTGGAAGCGCTCCGGATCATTACGCCCTTTGAATACCGGGTGGAGGGAAGAGAAGTGGAAGTGAAGTGA